From a region of the Basfia succiniciproducens genome:
- a CDS encoding AraC family transcriptional regulator, which yields MFSEQSFARLLDVIPHNQTYHSPIKGLIIHHSDHPFSYDNVIQEPSICIVIRGEREVQLGNQCYLFDNRHFMFCPVNVPMCGKVLQATAEEPFVVMSMKIDLQAVNKILLEQTALFAKNSENQTAFGQWHLDTELENAFERLLLLHENTKYIAFLAPLIQQEIYYRLLTGEQGDKLKQMVSFGSNTQKIAKATEYLKAHYIETITVESLAELCGMSLSGFHNHFKKHTTLSPLQYQKSLRLMEANRLISQENLPISTAAFQVGYESPSQFSREYKRYFGKAPSVR from the coding sequence ATGTTTTCCGAACAAAGTTTTGCACGTTTATTAGACGTGATTCCTCACAATCAAACCTATCATTCACCGATTAAAGGTTTGATTATTCATCATTCTGATCATCCGTTTTCCTATGATAATGTGATACAAGAACCGAGTATCTGTATTGTTATTCGTGGTGAACGTGAAGTACAACTAGGGAACCAATGTTATTTATTTGACAACCGACATTTTATGTTCTGCCCCGTGAATGTACCAATGTGTGGTAAGGTTCTTCAAGCTACAGCAGAAGAACCTTTTGTGGTGATGTCAATGAAGATTGATTTACAAGCGGTGAATAAAATTCTGCTAGAACAGACCGCACTTTTTGCAAAAAACAGTGAAAATCAGACCGCTTTCGGACAGTGGCATTTAGATACTGAATTAGAAAATGCGTTTGAACGTCTATTGCTCTTGCACGAAAATACAAAATATATTGCTTTTTTAGCACCTTTAATTCAGCAAGAAATTTATTATCGATTATTGACGGGTGAACAAGGTGACAAACTCAAGCAAATGGTTAGCTTTGGTTCAAACACACAAAAAATCGCCAAAGCAACGGAATATTTAAAGGCGCATTACATCGAAACAATTACAGTCGAAAGCCTTGCAGAACTGTGCGGAATGTCGCTTTCCGGCTTTCACAACCATTTTAAAAAGCACACCACCCTTTCGCCGTTACAATATCAAAAATCGCTACGTCTAATGGAAGCTAACCGGTTAATTTCACAAGAAAATTTACCCATTTCTACTGCAGCATTCCAAGTCGGCTATGAAAGCCCAAGCCAGTTTAGCCGAGAATATAAACGTTATTTTGGCAAAGCTCCGAGTGTCCGATAG
- a CDS encoding HpcH/HpaI aldolase family protein has translation MNVFDKAFLHNKFKAAVLEHKTQIGFGLVSGSAVNAEIVAGSGYDFIWIDGEHGPNTVTTIIDQARAIAPYGSHVIVRPLEADRALIKQLLDAGIQSIIAPMVESGEQAEYIAQSMYYPARGKRGFGAPAVRAGRWGRLPEYIKHAEDELFLAVQIESKKGVENLKDIVTTDGVDAVFLGPADLAVDMGYFGDFSGEEMQATIEKLIKYVRALGKPVGTIAGSPEEAKRYIDWGASFVVVGADTVFLAHMADSVLGACRSIVK, from the coding sequence ATGAACGTTTTTGATAAAGCATTTTTACATAACAAATTTAAAGCAGCTGTGTTAGAGCATAAAACTCAAATTGGTTTCGGTTTGGTATCAGGTTCGGCTGTGAATGCGGAAATTGTGGCGGGTTCGGGGTATGATTTCATCTGGATTGACGGCGAACACGGTCCGAATACGGTAACAACGATTATTGATCAAGCTCGTGCAATTGCACCTTATGGTAGCCACGTTATTGTTCGTCCGTTAGAAGCAGATCGTGCCTTGATTAAACAGCTTTTAGATGCAGGTATTCAATCTATTATTGCCCCTATGGTAGAAAGCGGTGAGCAAGCAGAATATATTGCACAATCAATGTATTACCCTGCTCGTGGTAAACGTGGTTTTGGTGCGCCGGCGGTGCGTGCTGGTCGTTGGGGGCGATTACCTGAATATATCAAACACGCTGAAGATGAACTGTTCTTAGCAGTACAAATCGAAAGCAAAAAAGGCGTGGAAAACCTGAAAGACATCGTCACCACTGACGGCGTAGATGCCGTTTTCTTAGGCCCTGCGGATTTAGCGGTAGATATGGGATACTTCGGTGATTTTTCAGGTGAAGAAATGCAAGCAACCATTGAAAAATTGATCAAATATGTTAGAGCATTAGGTAAACCTGTGGGTACAATCGCTGGCTCACCAGAAGAAGCAAAACGTTATATTGACTGGGGCGCAAGTTTCGTTGTGGTGGGTGCGGATACGGTATTCTTAGCTCATATGGCAGACAGTGTTTTAGGTGCTTGTCGTTCTATTGTTAAATAA
- a CDS encoding YiiD C-terminal domain-containing protein: MMQPIDQFIAQYIPAAQALNLRVVESSPQRVVIKAPFECNSNHHHTMFGGSQALLATLNAWSLVYLNFPEANGNIVIRSSQIRYLKPAPSDVIAVSICPDSLEMNLAQQMLTKKGKAKMTIQCQLYCDDIIVSKWTGEFVLSRELF; encoded by the coding sequence ATGATGCAACCCATTGACCAATTTATCGCACAATATATTCCTGCGGCTCAGGCATTAAATCTGCGTGTTGTGGAAAGTAGCCCGCAACGTGTTGTGATTAAAGCACCCTTTGAGTGCAACAGCAATCATCATCACACGATGTTTGGTGGAAGTCAGGCGTTATTAGCAACATTAAATGCGTGGTCATTGGTTTATCTTAATTTCCCTGAAGCAAACGGCAATATTGTGATCCGCAGTAGTCAAATTCGCTATTTGAAGCCTGCGCCGAGCGATGTTATTGCAGTAAGCATTTGCCCTGATAGTTTAGAAATGAATTTAGCGCAGCAAATGCTGACCAAAAAAGGTAAAGCAAAAATGACCATTCAATGCCAACTTTATTGTGATGATATTATTGTCAGCAAATGGACGGGTGAATTTGTTTTATCTCGAGAACTCTTTTAA
- a CDS encoding YecA family protein, whose amino-acid sequence MYTLDNVRDEKVIFRELENLCQQAGYAHIIAFFCFRDNSIFSNSEQVTTDDILGQYNENRLIRNEISLLIGLMCKKALDLTIPEPQIFQETIEKTEYLLAELHSSMIKPSFDSKSIEEWLEYIQSGKMLREPIFYTGESAYHFQYRDLSKLKYSYDNEWFTTQKGYSVEQLYQVIVALEDIQVEKIKKTLESLQNKNPLGWTILPGYIFSIQDIFIKTELEVKIIENIINSFSFSERDNDNFNCINDFNAINAYPILPLGDDNFLLFQYYSLVEALYETPFFWFTQDSNYKNKAMEHRGRFTEDFSYERLKLVFGEKNVFKNVDIKDTNSNKLGEIDVLVIFGNRAIILQAKAKKLTILARAGNDNALHDDFKKAIQASYDQAVECGKLLLEPSNKLILSSGEELNINRNFTEIYPLSIVSDHYPALATQARHFLKQEKYSAIKPAFVIDVFTLDVITEILQTPLYFLSYINRRVMYGNKLHSAHELTVLSYHLKNNLYLDEENLVLSLDDNLNAELDLVMQSKRTGLSNKDIPDGILTKYQGTFFDRLIKDIENNPNPKVIDLGFELLMLNEVTVSVLNENVNRIQLTSIRDRKLHDLTLTFDTEASCGLTIHCTNDPYDVAMPKLDSHCMLRKYKHKSDRWFGIAIDIDNARVRFGVNKIYNWQQSDEMDQNTESFPFSRKMVYPSAHKVGRNEPCPCGSGKKYKKCCIPK is encoded by the coding sequence ATGTACACATTAGATAATGTGCGAGACGAAAAAGTGATCTTTAGGGAGTTAGAAAACCTATGCCAGCAAGCTGGTTACGCACATATAATTGCTTTCTTTTGTTTTAGAGATAATTCTATATTTTCTAATTCTGAACAAGTTACAACAGACGATATATTGGGACAATATAATGAGAATAGATTGATCAGAAATGAAATATCTCTACTCATTGGTTTAATGTGTAAGAAAGCGCTGGATTTAACAATTCCTGAACCGCAAATATTCCAAGAGACTATAGAGAAAACAGAATATTTATTAGCGGAATTACATTCATCAATGATAAAGCCTTCTTTTGATTCTAAATCAATAGAAGAATGGCTAGAATATATACAATCTGGAAAAATGCTAAGAGAACCTATATTTTATACCGGTGAATCAGCATATCATTTTCAGTATAGAGATTTATCAAAGCTAAAATATAGCTATGACAACGAGTGGTTTACTACTCAAAAAGGATATTCTGTCGAACAACTGTATCAAGTTATTGTAGCGTTAGAAGATATACAAGTAGAAAAAATAAAGAAAACATTAGAATCTTTGCAAAATAAGAATCCGCTTGGTTGGACAATACTGCCAGGATATATATTTTCTATACAAGATATTTTTATCAAAACAGAATTAGAGGTAAAAATTATAGAGAATATTATTAATTCTTTTTCTTTCTCGGAAAGAGATAATGACAATTTTAATTGTATAAATGATTTTAATGCCATTAATGCATACCCTATTCTACCATTAGGTGATGATAATTTCTTACTATTCCAATATTATAGCTTAGTGGAAGCGCTGTATGAGACGCCATTCTTTTGGTTCACCCAAGATTCTAATTATAAAAATAAAGCAATGGAGCATAGAGGACGATTTACAGAAGATTTTTCTTATGAACGACTAAAACTTGTTTTCGGTGAAAAAAATGTGTTTAAAAATGTTGACATAAAAGATACTAATAGTAATAAATTGGGAGAAATAGATGTATTAGTTATCTTTGGTAATAGAGCAATAATATTACAAGCAAAAGCTAAAAAATTAACAATTCTTGCTAGAGCAGGAAATGATAATGCTTTGCATGATGATTTTAAGAAAGCCATTCAAGCATCTTATGATCAGGCAGTAGAATGTGGAAAACTTTTATTAGAGCCCTCAAATAAACTAATCCTATCGTCAGGTGAAGAATTAAATATTAATAGAAATTTTACTGAAATATATCCTTTATCTATTGTTTCAGATCATTACCCTGCTTTAGCTACACAAGCTAGACATTTTTTAAAACAAGAAAAATATTCAGCTATTAAACCAGCTTTTGTGATAGATGTTTTTACTTTAGATGTAATTACAGAAATATTACAAACTCCACTATATTTTTTAAGTTATATTAATCGCCGAGTTATGTATGGTAATAAGCTTCATTCTGCTCATGAATTGACAGTCCTTTCTTACCATTTAAAAAATAATTTATATTTGGATGAAGAAAATTTAGTTTTATCACTTGATGATAATTTAAATGCTGAATTAGACCTAGTAATGCAGTCTAAAAGAACAGGATTGTCAAATAAAGATATCCCAGATGGTATATTAACTAAATATCAAGGAACATTCTTTGATAGATTGATTAAAGATATTGAAAATAATCCAAATCCTAAAGTCATTGATTTAGGATTTGAATTATTAATGTTAAATGAAGTTACAGTATCTGTGCTGAATGAAAATGTTAATAGAATTCAATTAACTAGTATCAGAGATAGAAAATTGCACGATCTTACTTTAACTTTTGATACTGAAGCTTCTTGTGGTCTTACTATCCACTGTACTAATGATCCTTACGATGTAGCTATGCCTAAATTAGATAGCCATTGCATGCTCAGGAAATATAAACATAAATCAGATCGTTGGTTTGGTATAGCCATTGATATTGACAATGCTAGAGTAAGATTTGGTGTAAATAAAATTTATAACTGGCAACAGTCCGATGAAATGGATCAAAATACAGAGTCCTTTCCTTTCTCTAGAAAAATGGTATACCCATCTGCCCATAAAGTAGGTCGAAATGAGCCCTGTCCATGTGGCAGTGGGAAAAAATACAAAAAGTGTTGTATTCCTAAATAA
- a CDS encoding ferritin-like domain-containing protein, which yields MATEKQIEILKGMAKAWFGNSQQHSIHAEIIRQKGFSKLADKIQAEAEGEWKEAQRVNARLLELGVTPTLAIDTYPIITDIREQLEYDYNEGLKGMAELNAMIAEFSDDYITRRMIEEFIVDEQEHTNWLAEHIGLIEEIGYQNYLIQQL from the coding sequence ATGGCTACTGAAAAACAGATTGAAATTTTAAAAGGTATGGCAAAGGCTTGGTTTGGCAATTCACAACAGCACAGCATTCACGCTGAAATTATCCGTCAAAAAGGATTTAGCAAATTGGCTGATAAAATTCAGGCGGAAGCAGAAGGTGAATGGAAAGAAGCGCAACGTGTCAATGCTCGTCTGCTTGAGCTAGGAGTAACACCAACTTTAGCGATTGATACTTATCCAATTATTACTGATATTCGTGAGCAATTGGAATATGATTACAACGAAGGCTTAAAAGGCATGGCTGAATTAAATGCAATGATTGCCGAATTTTCAGATGATTACATCACCCGCCGTATGATTGAAGAATTTATTGTGGATGAGCAGGAACATACCAACTGGCTTGCGGAACATATCGGTTTAATTGAAGAAATCGGTTACCAAAATTATTTAATCCAACAACTGTAA
- a CDS encoding DNA alkylation repair protein yields MLEQLIAQLYQQKNAQQAVQMAAYMKDQFPFLGIQTPERKRLCTAYFKQEKAQKRIDWLAVERLWALPEREFQYVATDYLHTMQSFLSEQDLPRLQELVITKSWWDTVDSLDRTIGNICFPSQIIDNTMLAWSKADNIWLRRVAIDHQLLRKEKTKQDLLKQILLNNLNQTEFFINKAMGWILRDYSKTNPDWVRAFLAENEAGLSKLTIREAGKYL; encoded by the coding sequence ATGTTAGAACAGCTTATCGCCCAGTTATACCAGCAAAAGAACGCTCAACAAGCCGTGCAGATGGCGGCGTATATGAAAGACCAATTCCCATTTTTAGGCATTCAAACGCCCGAGCGGAAACGTCTGTGTACCGCTTATTTCAAGCAAGAAAAAGCACAAAAACGCATTGACTGGCTGGCGGTAGAACGTCTTTGGGCATTGCCCGAACGTGAGTTTCAATACGTTGCCACCGATTATTTGCACACAATGCAGTCGTTTTTGAGCGAGCAGGATTTGCCCCGTTTGCAAGAGCTGGTTATCACCAAATCGTGGTGGGACACGGTGGATAGCTTGGATAGAACTATCGGCAATATTTGTTTCCCAAGCCAAATTATTGATAACACGATGTTGGCTTGGAGCAAGGCGGATAACATTTGGCTGCGCCGAGTGGCGATTGATCATCAGCTTCTACGCAAAGAGAAAACCAAGCAGGACTTGTTAAAACAGATTTTGCTGAATAATCTCAATCAAACCGAGTTTTTTATCAATAAAGCGATGGGCTGGATTTTGCGTGATTATTCCAAAACCAACCCCGACTGGGTGCGGGCGTTTCTCGCCGAAAACGAAGCGGGCTTGTCTAAGCTGACGATAAGAGAAGCAGGGAAGTATTTGTAG